The Halopelagius longus genome has a segment encoding these proteins:
- a CDS encoding sulfatase, with the protein MTDVFLVTVDSLRYDRCGFAGYRYDTTPTLDALAAEGVTFTRAMAPGPRTSESVPGIISSRLSADCGYIDEESYTALPHDTETLAKWLGEVGYETLAILSNPQLSPARNFDYGFDTFRNHRINEQGDRFTDAGDATAGGNDVLDTARALLQRLNDSPLPLNPTRVAYVVYRLRQLADWPTVDGAAVIDDLLSEVEHADTPVFAWTHLNDLHTPLHPERVRAGGLVDAGNMRQFWDDAKRVEHTPAPGYERAYDSMVRYVDTQLDRLVTRLKEQGRWDDALVIVTADHGESMHDRGYYGHHAGANQRLCYSDRDYLHHDLLHVPLIVKPPGGASGAVTEPVSLCWLHELIADAVSLPRGDFQNTSGSDPGPLTAYEPAQPVVSDSLTDRGHTVVAHSPAGTVYTNADQSTDSGWWFFPPNNGGEHSPHSVKDAPDELRAACQSAKTDPEAVPEVSAQIDAGARSRLQELGYL; encoded by the coding sequence ATGACAGATGTATTCCTCGTCACCGTCGATTCCCTTCGATACGATCGGTGTGGGTTCGCCGGTTATCGATACGATACAACCCCAACTCTCGACGCGCTTGCCGCTGAGGGCGTCACATTCACCCGCGCAATGGCCCCCGGCCCGCGGACAAGCGAGTCAGTCCCGGGAATTATTTCGTCGCGGCTGAGCGCCGACTGTGGGTACATTGACGAAGAGTCGTATACGGCGCTTCCGCACGATACCGAGACACTCGCGAAGTGGTTGGGTGAAGTCGGCTACGAGACGCTGGCCATCCTATCGAATCCGCAGCTCTCGCCCGCTCGTAACTTCGACTACGGGTTCGATACCTTCCGAAATCACCGTATCAACGAGCAGGGCGACCGCTTCACCGATGCAGGCGATGCGACGGCCGGTGGAAATGACGTTCTCGATACCGCGCGGGCACTCCTCCAACGCCTCAACGACTCCCCTCTTCCGCTCAACCCCACGCGCGTTGCCTATGTCGTTTATCGGCTCCGACAGTTGGCGGACTGGCCAACGGTTGACGGCGCAGCCGTCATCGATGACCTTCTCTCCGAAGTGGAGCACGCCGATACCCCTGTCTTCGCCTGGACGCATCTCAACGACCTTCACACGCCGCTACACCCCGAGCGGGTGCGCGCGGGTGGCCTCGTTGACGCGGGCAACATGCGGCAGTTCTGGGACGACGCCAAGCGCGTTGAGCACACCCCCGCCCCGGGATATGAACGCGCCTACGACAGCATGGTGAGGTACGTCGACACCCAACTTGACCGCCTCGTAACTCGGCTCAAAGAGCAAGGCCGATGGGACGATGCGCTCGTAATCGTGACCGCCGACCACGGCGAATCGATGCACGACCGAGGCTACTACGGCCACCACGCTGGGGCCAATCAACGATTGTGCTACTCCGACCGCGACTACCTCCACCACGACCTACTGCACGTCCCGCTCATCGTGAAGCCGCCGGGTGGCGCATCGGGGGCTGTCACCGAGCCCGTCTCGCTGTGTTGGTTGCACGAACTCATCGCCGATGCCGTGTCGCTTCCACGTGGCGACTTCCAGAACACGAGTGGGAGCGACCCCGGCCCACTCACCGCGTACGAGCCCGCTCAGCCGGTCGTTTCCGATTCGTTGACTGACCGCGGCCATACAGTCGTCGCACACAGCCCGGCCGGGACAGTCTACACTAACGCTGATCAGTCGACCGATTCGGGGTGGTGGTTTTTCCCACCGAACAACGGAGGCGAGCACAGCCCTCACTCCGTTAAGGATGCCCCCGACGAACTTCGGGCGGCATGTCAGTCCGCCAAAACGGACCCTGAAGCGGTTCCCGAGGTGAGCGCCCAGATTGACGCCGGCGCGCGGTCACGACTCCAAGAACTCGGCTATCTGTAA
- a CDS encoding glycosyltransferase family 4 protein — translation MNKREENRILLTSDYLPPSDGGVEQVVQKLALHLVDEGFTVGIFTLDDGSRDFELEDVPDISFYTASALDLTDTIGLQSMFSVSALREFRNVLREFQPDIVHAHNRFFYTSVLAALYSIRADYKLVTTLHLGDIGMISGLGGVAAKTFEQTVSQFVISRSEQVICVSAAAEPIAQSLGAKRTAVVRNAVDINEFSPSQTNGKSLLYIGRFVHNNGIQDLLTALPLILDSHPDAEIHLVGSGPLGDKVRKSIQSSGLSESVTIYDYVDDISEMYDLASVLCRPSYSEGLPLTMLEAMASGVPPVVTAIAGVPEVVTDHETGILLEPGNPDEVAQAIIELFDDAELRTRLSKNARDYITENLTWEQRTDKVIRIYSQVVTTD, via the coding sequence ATGAATAAGCGGGAGGAGAATCGAATACTTCTCACTTCGGATTATTTACCCCCGAGCGACGGCGGCGTTGAACAGGTGGTACAGAAATTAGCGCTTCATCTCGTTGACGAAGGATTTACAGTCGGGATTTTTACGTTAGATGACGGCTCCCGGGACTTCGAGTTGGAGGATGTTCCTGACATCTCATTCTATACCGCTTCGGCTCTCGATCTCACCGATACTATCGGGTTACAAAGTATGTTCTCGGTTTCTGCTTTGCGTGAGTTCAGGAACGTCCTTCGAGAGTTCCAGCCCGACATCGTACACGCCCACAACCGGTTCTTCTACACCTCAGTACTCGCTGCGCTCTACTCAATTCGCGCGGATTACAAACTGGTGACTACGCTTCATCTCGGAGATATTGGGATGATATCCGGTCTTGGAGGTGTCGCAGCGAAGACGTTTGAGCAGACAGTAAGTCAATTCGTAATCTCTCGGAGCGAACAGGTGATCTGTGTCAGTGCTGCCGCCGAGCCGATCGCGCAATCACTCGGCGCGAAGCGAACGGCGGTGGTTCGGAATGCAGTAGATATCAATGAATTTTCACCGAGCCAAACAAACGGGAAATCCCTCTTGTATATCGGTCGATTCGTTCATAACAATGGGATCCAGGATCTACTGACTGCACTCCCATTGATCCTGGACTCTCATCCGGATGCGGAGATCCATCTTGTTGGGAGTGGTCCCTTGGGAGATAAAGTCCGGAAATCGATTCAATCGTCCGGGCTCTCCGAGTCTGTGACTATCTACGATTACGTCGATGACATCTCTGAGATGTACGATCTTGCGAGCGTGCTTTGTCGGCCGTCTTACTCTGAAGGACTACCACTTACAATGCTAGAGGCTATGGCGTCTGGTGTCCCTCCCGTCGTTACGGCAATTGCTGGCGTTCCTGAGGTGGTCACCGATCACGAAACAGGTATCCTCCTGGAACCGGGCAATCCAGACGAAGTAGCGCAGGCAATCATCGAGTTGTTTGATGACGCGGAGTTACGAACGAGACTCTCAAAGAACGCTCGTGACTATATCACAGAAAACCTCACCTGGGAGCAGCGGACGGACAAAGTGATACGTATCTACAGTCAGGTAGTCACTACTGACTAG
- a CDS encoding flippase, translated as MSKTQGSLTKLLKSAGIVFVSTVVARGLALGAEVFIIRSLSPDVFGTIAVAYTVALVLGRLSLFGVPAGVTRFISDESSEEEQWTVVKHGLLIVAPLTVTASLVLIVFPASFGELMNSEGIKQYLTVFALFVVAFPISRVIIAVLRARGETLYAGLSKDLLSRAGGIVLFAGLASVGITEVGAVAYWVSLPIISMVSSVYLLNRRLSVSGVLKSTIDWSSLRDLWSFSWPLAFSSSLLLFFSNMDVLMIEYFLASEAVGYYRSIQPLRQVTGFVLSSFTFLYLPLATQYFSNGDFDTLAEFYKVTTKWITALTLPLVLVFSVFAADIVKVFFGPAYLPVSEVLSVLVGGLFFNVLVGPNGATAKAIDRPRIELVSAAVGFVVNLGLNIILIPRYGIMGAAVATVAGFVTYNTMEITFIRRSIGCLPFSANQLKPLAPTVGAALLLKWFFGGSVGFAGLIAIGMFLSAFHLVSMLVTRSIDENDIDLVRRLEENLGREIPYIRGALNRFSKG; from the coding sequence GTGAGTAAAACCCAGGGTTCGTTAACGAAGTTACTCAAGAGCGCAGGGATCGTCTTCGTCAGTACGGTAGTCGCTCGAGGGCTTGCTCTCGGTGCTGAAGTTTTCATAATTCGTTCGCTCTCGCCGGATGTGTTCGGTACTATCGCAGTCGCATACACCGTTGCGCTAGTGCTCGGCCGTCTCTCGCTGTTCGGCGTCCCCGCGGGGGTAACACGTTTCATTTCCGACGAATCATCTGAAGAGGAGCAGTGGACGGTTGTTAAGCACGGACTCTTGATTGTAGCTCCGTTGACTGTCACAGCAAGCCTCGTGCTCATCGTCTTTCCCGCATCCTTCGGGGAGTTGATGAACAGCGAGGGTATCAAACAGTATCTCACAGTCTTCGCGTTGTTCGTCGTTGCGTTCCCAATTAGCAGGGTGATCATCGCCGTCCTACGAGCGCGGGGGGAAACTCTCTATGCGGGGCTCTCAAAGGATCTTCTCTCCAGAGCCGGGGGGATAGTCCTATTCGCGGGGCTAGCCAGTGTCGGGATTACTGAAGTCGGTGCTGTAGCGTACTGGGTATCTCTTCCGATAATCTCGATGGTATCGAGTGTGTACCTTCTCAACCGCAGACTCAGCGTTAGTGGTGTCCTCAAATCAACGATCGACTGGTCGTCACTTCGCGACCTCTGGTCGTTCTCGTGGCCGCTCGCGTTCAGTTCTTCGTTGCTCCTGTTCTTCTCGAATATGGACGTCCTTATGATTGAGTACTTCTTGGCCTCGGAGGCGGTGGGCTACTACCGGTCTATCCAACCGCTTCGTCAGGTAACCGGATTCGTGCTCAGTTCGTTCACCTTTCTCTACTTGCCGCTGGCAACACAGTACTTCTCGAACGGTGATTTCGATACCCTCGCAGAGTTTTACAAGGTAACGACGAAGTGGATCACGGCACTCACACTTCCGTTAGTGCTTGTATTCTCCGTCTTCGCTGCCGATATCGTAAAAGTATTTTTCGGTCCGGCGTATCTTCCCGTGTCGGAGGTACTATCCGTATTGGTCGGAGGGTTGTTTTTCAATGTCCTTGTCGGTCCAAACGGGGCAACCGCGAAGGCCATCGACCGCCCGCGAATCGAATTGGTCTCCGCCGCAGTCGGTTTCGTAGTCAATCTCGGGCTCAATATCATACTCATCCCACGGTATGGGATCATGGGTGCCGCCGTCGCGACCGTCGCTGGCTTCGTAACCTACAACACGATGGAGATTACGTTTATCCGCCGGTCGATCGGTTGCCTTCCCTTCTCAGCCAACCAACTGAAACCACTCGCTCCGACCGTTGGGGCCGCGCTCCTCCTGAAGTGGTTCTTCGGAGGATCCGTCGGCTTCGCCGGCCTCATCGCAATCGGGATGTTTCTTTCCGCTTTCCACCTCGTCTCGATGCTCGTCACCCGAAGCATCGACGAGAACGACATAGATCTGGTGAGACGGCTGGAGGAAAACCTCGGCAGAGAGATTCCGTATATTCGAGGAGCTCTCAATCGGTTTTCGAAAGGATAA
- a CDS encoding glycosyltransferase family 4 protein, translated as MVIAPHYFHPHTGGIEIVAQQHATRLADRGHDVVVVSSDVEAEWRTARRDGYRIERYRAFNPLEGLGIPYPLPDPADLKQVVEREVNGRGTDVLHVHGMNYMTAGLVQMFSSDAVPVVLQQHTPFVEYPFPWSTVERANDRLVGRKNVSWADKTVCVSENISEYVTDICDGCDPEVLYNGVDVSRFAPERGDVRPTGVDDSRPTFFCLSRLLYKKGVDVLLEAARELERRGVDAKILIAGTGPDRSEIESQARRLPNVEVLGYVEDDLLPSYYAASTASLFTSKSGETFPTLTVLEALASGTPVVATKINERAEGITDGYNGLLVRPDDATELADAMERLANDPDLVEEMSENARTVAVEQFDIEDNVDRLEDVYGELT; from the coding sequence ATCGTAATCGCGCCGCACTACTTCCACCCGCACACCGGCGGTATCGAAATCGTCGCCCAACAACACGCGACGCGGTTAGCCGACCGCGGTCACGACGTGGTGGTGGTTTCGAGCGACGTCGAGGCCGAATGGCGCACGGCGCGCCGAGACGGCTACCGAATCGAACGCTATCGGGCGTTCAACCCGCTCGAAGGACTCGGAATTCCGTATCCGCTCCCCGACCCGGCCGACCTGAAGCAGGTCGTCGAGAGGGAGGTGAACGGACGCGGTACCGACGTACTGCACGTCCACGGGATGAACTACATGACGGCGGGACTCGTTCAAATGTTTAGTTCGGACGCCGTCCCCGTCGTACTGCAACAGCACACCCCGTTCGTCGAGTACCCGTTTCCGTGGTCGACCGTAGAACGGGCCAACGACCGATTGGTCGGTCGGAAGAACGTCTCGTGGGCGGACAAAACCGTCTGCGTCAGCGAAAACATCTCGGAGTACGTCACGGACATCTGCGACGGGTGCGACCCCGAGGTACTGTACAACGGCGTCGACGTGTCTCGCTTCGCCCCGGAACGCGGCGACGTTCGACCGACCGGCGTCGACGACTCCCGGCCGACGTTCTTCTGCCTCTCCCGACTCCTGTACAAGAAGGGCGTCGACGTCCTCCTCGAAGCGGCCCGCGAACTCGAACGGCGGGGCGTGGACGCGAAGATTCTGATCGCCGGGACCGGCCCGGACAGGTCCGAAATCGAGTCGCAGGCGCGCCGATTACCGAACGTGGAGGTGCTCGGGTACGTCGAAGACGATCTACTGCCGAGTTACTACGCCGCCTCGACCGCGTCCCTGTTCACCTCGAAGAGCGGGGAGACGTTCCCGACGTTGACCGTCCTCGAAGCGTTGGCGTCCGGAACGCCGGTCGTCGCGACGAAGATAAACGAGCGTGCGGAGGGAATCACCGACGGGTACAACGGGCTGCTCGTCCGACCCGACGACGCCACCGAACTCGCGGACGCCATGGAGCGGTTGGCGAACGACCCGGACCTCGTCGAGGAGATGAGCGAGAACGCGCGGACCGTGGCGGTCGAACAGTTCGACATCGAGGACAACGTCGACCGCTTGGAAGACGTGTACGGGGAGCTAACGTAG
- a CDS encoding glycosyltransferase family 4 protein, whose protein sequence is MRTDAGTRTQQREADRTRTKRILIRSSIPLRSEFEGGADRLMVKVGEALRNVGWDVHFLSPAPRGSAGDNDLSTESDVTFHDFDYAAPDSSAAKILNSVRGASFFRKLVREVEFDVVLDDISHIPFYPAHFLSPDSVSNALFVHTLYLESANRFLGENKGRIIHLIERTLPYLDDPTVVCAGPSTASRVQGGLGHDRTAILNPCIELDAFDFNPTPESKTVLYLGRLTRRKNVGTLLDAWRRVEAESDEYELVVAGTGYKEDELHERAARLGLQNVDFRGYVSEREKRRLLSESALFVIPSLMEGYVTTGLEALASGTPIVGTDTYGVHDYVVDGDNGRLVDPEDAGELGSVLIETLGSPDDISRMAEQGRETAEDHSFAKFTERADELFTSISAGDNM, encoded by the coding sequence ATGAGAACCGACGCCGGGACCCGCACCCAGCAACGCGAGGCGGACAGGACGCGCACGAAACGGATACTGATTCGGTCCTCGATACCGCTTCGGAGCGAGTTCGAGGGGGGTGCGGACAGGTTGATGGTGAAGGTCGGAGAGGCCCTCCGGAACGTGGGGTGGGACGTCCACTTCCTCTCGCCGGCCCCCCGAGGGTCCGCGGGGGACAACGACCTCTCGACGGAGAGCGACGTTACGTTCCACGACTTCGACTACGCCGCGCCCGACTCTTCGGCCGCGAAGATACTAAACTCCGTCCGCGGTGCGAGTTTCTTCAGGAAGTTAGTGCGAGAAGTCGAGTTCGACGTCGTCCTCGACGACATCTCCCACATCCCGTTCTACCCGGCGCACTTCCTTTCGCCGGACTCCGTCTCGAACGCGCTGTTCGTCCACACGCTGTACTTGGAGTCGGCGAACCGGTTCCTCGGGGAGAACAAGGGTCGAATCATCCATCTCATCGAACGCACGCTCCCGTACTTGGACGACCCGACCGTCGTCTGCGCGGGCCCGAGTACCGCCTCGCGGGTGCAGGGCGGACTCGGCCACGACCGGACGGCGATACTGAACCCCTGCATCGAACTCGACGCGTTCGACTTCAACCCGACTCCCGAGTCGAAGACGGTGCTCTATCTGGGGCGGTTGACCCGCCGCAAGAACGTCGGGACGCTACTGGACGCGTGGCGTCGCGTCGAGGCCGAGTCCGACGAGTACGAACTCGTCGTGGCCGGAACCGGATACAAGGAGGACGAACTCCACGAACGGGCCGCGCGCCTCGGACTGCAGAACGTCGATTTCCGGGGCTACGTGAGCGAACGCGAGAAGCGTCGCCTCCTCTCGGAGTCCGCGCTGTTCGTCATCCCGTCGCTGATGGAGGGTTACGTAACGACCGGGTTGGAGGCGCTCGCGTCCGGAACGCCGATCGTCGGCACGGACACATACGGCGTGCACGATTACGTCGTCGACGGGGACAACGGGAGACTCGTCGACCCGGAGGACGCGGGAGAACTCGGGTCGGTGCTGATAGAGACGTTGGGGTCGCCCGACGATATTTCTCGGATGGCGGAGCAGGGACGAGAGACCGCCGAGGACCACTCGTTCGCGAAGTTCACGGAACGGGCCGACGAACTGTTCACGTCGATAAGCGCCGGAGACAACATGTGA
- a CDS encoding sulfatase: protein MPNSPNIVLIVMDTARSDFVDTAVNGREVTPFLSGLAERGGKFSEAYSASPWTLPSHASLFTGTYPSKHGAHAESKHLRDDIQTLAGTLSENGYETFGISNNIWVSDNFGFEAGFDTFVRNWQLLQFDNDVGGVGLTNQGRDKWFAVARTLIQGNPVANAVNAAYTKFRYSNYSPDDGAGRTNKRAEGLLSDHDGDDPFFLFINYLEPHLEYRPPKRFAERFLPEGVSYREANEVEQNAWKYVTEQAEISDSEFEILRALYAAETAYLDQRIGELAETIRERDEETVFVVVGDHGENLGDHGLMDHQYCLYDTLLHVPFVVGGGPFTDHGTDDRLVQLPDVAPTLLDVAGVEAPSFRSQSQGQSVLSPEFDRDTVIAEYLSPMPSRDAIEKRVGDPHDVIDSYLRSLRCIRRDGYKLVVGSDGEKELYDVESDPREQTDLSSERPKEVTRLETELDEWLDSFEQPDGVDTGEINDGVKDTLEQLGYIQ, encoded by the coding sequence ATGCCGAATTCGCCAAACATCGTTCTTATCGTGATGGACACGGCTCGGTCCGATTTCGTCGACACGGCGGTCAACGGGAGAGAGGTCACGCCCTTTCTATCGGGGTTAGCGGAGCGCGGAGGGAAGTTCTCGGAAGCGTACAGCGCGTCTCCGTGGACGCTCCCCTCGCACGCGTCGCTGTTCACGGGGACGTACCCCTCGAAGCACGGTGCCCACGCGGAGAGCAAGCACCTCAGGGACGACATTCAGACGCTCGCCGGGACGCTCTCGGAGAACGGGTACGAGACGTTCGGTATCTCGAACAACATCTGGGTGAGCGACAACTTCGGGTTCGAGGCGGGGTTCGACACGTTCGTTCGGAACTGGCAACTTCTCCAGTTCGACAACGACGTCGGCGGCGTCGGACTCACGAACCAAGGGAGGGACAAGTGGTTCGCCGTCGCCCGCACGCTGATACAGGGGAATCCGGTAGCCAACGCGGTGAACGCGGCGTACACGAAGTTTCGGTACAGCAACTACTCGCCCGACGACGGCGCGGGGCGGACGAACAAACGGGCCGAAGGTCTGCTGTCCGACCACGACGGCGACGACCCCTTCTTCCTGTTCATCAACTATCTGGAACCCCACCTCGAGTACAGACCCCCGAAACGGTTCGCCGAACGGTTCCTCCCGGAGGGCGTCAGTTACCGCGAGGCGAACGAAGTCGAACAGAACGCGTGGAAGTACGTCACCGAACAGGCGGAGATTTCCGACTCCGAGTTCGAGATTCTTCGGGCGCTGTACGCGGCTGAGACGGCGTACCTCGACCAGCGAATCGGGGAACTCGCGGAGACGATTCGGGAACGCGACGAGGAGACGGTGTTCGTCGTCGTCGGCGACCACGGCGAGAACCTCGGCGACCACGGCCTGATGGACCACCAGTACTGCCTCTACGACACGTTGCTGCACGTCCCGTTCGTCGTCGGCGGCGGCCCGTTCACCGACCACGGCACCGACGACCGGTTGGTCCAACTGCCGGACGTCGCCCCGACGCTTCTCGACGTCGCCGGGGTCGAAGCGCCGTCCTTCAGGAGTCAGTCGCAGGGGCAGTCGGTGCTCTCCCCGGAGTTCGACCGAGACACCGTCATCGCCGAGTACCTCTCTCCCATGCCCTCGCGGGACGCTATCGAGAAACGGGTCGGCGACCCGCACGACGTTATCGACTCCTACCTCCGTTCGCTCCGGTGCATCCGGCGCGACGGCTACAAACTCGTCGTCGGTTCGGACGGGGAGAAGGAACTGTACGACGTGGAGTCGGATCCCCGAGAGCAGACGGACCTCTCCTCGGAGCGACCGAAAGAGGTGACGAGGCTCGAAACCGAACTCGACGAGTGGTTGGACTCGTTCGAGCAACCGGACGGAGTCGACACGGGCGAGATAAACGACGGCGTCAAGGACACCTTAGAGCAGTTGGGGTACATTCAATGA
- a CDS encoding glycosyltransferase family 4 protein, producing the protein MRIGLFTTLFPSKPPFEFDDSYQWGGVAEVVYELALELNERGHDVFVFSASNGPKAVQRHQNVTVYRFEKHVEMRSAYLSADVLHGPLSVDLDVVHLHRGLPSAALAGTLYSLRHGTPTVFTVHGNMDPGPLFSAKGVLLRGFNLVSPWLLSRADRVTTVTSGFRESSRYLSAYDGDVRVIPNGVSKDGEAVPVRDAKEGVGSDADATHVLFVGNLMERKQPDLLLGMAEELRDEYSDLRVVIIGDGPMRSSLKRTIEERGLSDIVRLLGFVDEATKLRWYRAADVVCLPSTDESFGLTPLEAAARRTVPVVSDLPCFREYVEDGENGIITAPTEEGVVEAVRTLLDDPERRRTMAERAEENASDYDWEVLADEYVDVYRSVV; encoded by the coding sequence ATGCGAATTGGACTGTTTACGACCCTCTTCCCGTCTAAGCCTCCCTTCGAGTTCGACGACTCGTACCAGTGGGGCGGAGTTGCGGAAGTCGTCTACGAACTCGCCCTCGAACTGAACGAACGGGGGCACGACGTCTTCGTATTCAGCGCCTCTAACGGGCCGAAGGCGGTTCAGAGACACCAGAACGTGACCGTCTATCGGTTCGAGAAACACGTAGAGATGCGCTCGGCGTACCTCTCTGCGGACGTGTTGCACGGACCGCTCTCGGTGGACTTGGACGTGGTGCACCTGCACCGCGGCCTCCCGTCCGCCGCACTCGCCGGCACCCTCTACTCGCTCCGGCACGGCACGCCGACCGTCTTCACCGTCCACGGCAACATGGACCCCGGACCGCTCTTCTCGGCGAAGGGCGTCCTGCTACGCGGGTTCAACCTCGTCTCGCCGTGGTTGCTCTCGCGGGCGGACCGCGTGACGACGGTTACGTCCGGATTCAGAGAGTCGTCCCGGTACCTCTCGGCGTACGACGGCGACGTGCGGGTCATCCCGAACGGAGTATCGAAGGACGGAGAGGCGGTCCCCGTTCGCGACGCGAAGGAGGGGGTCGGTTCCGACGCGGACGCCACGCACGTCCTGTTCGTCGGCAACCTCATGGAGCGAAAGCAACCGGACCTGTTGCTCGGGATGGCCGAGGAACTGCGAGACGAGTACTCCGACCTCCGAGTCGTCATCATCGGCGACGGACCGATGCGGTCCTCGCTGAAGCGGACAATCGAGGAGAGGGGCCTCTCCGACATCGTCCGACTGCTCGGGTTCGTGGACGAGGCGACGAAGCTGCGATGGTACCGCGCGGCCGACGTCGTCTGCCTCCCGTCGACCGACGAATCGTTCGGTCTCACGCCGCTGGAGGCGGCGGCGCGTCGGACGGTCCCCGTGGTCAGCGACCTCCCCTGCTTCCGAGAGTACGTCGAAGACGGGGAAAACGGGATTATCACCGCTCCCACGGAGGAGGGAGTCGTCGAAGCGGTCAGGACGTTACTGGACGACCCGGAGCGGCGGCGGACGATGGCCGAACGCGCCGAGGAGAACGCGTCCGACTACGACTGGGAGGTGCTCGCCGACGAGTACGTCGACGTGTACCGCTCGGTCGTCTGA
- a CDS encoding alkaline phosphatase family protein, with translation MDFKWWVSETVSRTQDEGIPGVLWGAERGYHKLLQFSSTLRPPGTPIWSLEWDLLLVVDACRFDLMRAVADEYDFIDSVDSTRSVNSVTRLWMEENFDEKYANQLHRTTYITGNPWSKEKVNDEAFDDVDHVWEDAWVEPGTVPPEPITDEVIRRGRDDSPDRMIAHYMQPHAPFIPEPDMGPGKQLDGFREQTEGDLWEALQRGELTEGEVWKGYLDNLRHVLDDIERLLKNVDAERVVITSDHGNGFGEWGIYGHPPDMPLNSLRTVPVVRTSAEDTGESVPSEERVSHDVSRNEQLEALGYV, from the coding sequence ATGGATTTCAAGTGGTGGGTCTCCGAGACCGTTTCGAGGACGCAGGACGAGGGAATTCCAGGCGTACTGTGGGGTGCAGAGCGAGGATACCACAAACTGCTTCAGTTTTCGTCCACGCTTCGCCCGCCGGGAACGCCAATCTGGTCTCTGGAGTGGGACCTCCTCCTCGTTGTCGACGCCTGTCGGTTCGACCTGATGCGAGCGGTCGCGGACGAGTACGATTTCATCGATTCCGTGGACTCGACTCGGTCCGTAAACAGCGTCACCCGACTCTGGATGGAGGAGAACTTCGACGAGAAGTACGCGAACCAGCTCCACCGGACGACGTACATCACCGGAAACCCGTGGTCGAAAGAGAAGGTGAACGACGAGGCGTTCGACGACGTGGACCACGTCTGGGAGGACGCGTGGGTAGAACCCGGAACTGTCCCTCCGGAACCGATAACTGACGAGGTGATTCGACGCGGCCGCGACGACTCTCCGGACCGGATGATTGCCCACTACATGCAGCCGCACGCGCCGTTCATCCCGGAACCGGATATGGGGCCGGGCAAACAGCTCGACGGCTTCCGAGAGCAGACCGAGGGGGACCTCTGGGAGGCGCTTCAGCGCGGAGAACTAACGGAAGGAGAGGTTTGGAAGGGGTATCTGGACAACCTTCGGCACGTGCTGGACGACATCGAGCGACTGCTGAAAAACGTCGACGCCGAGCGGGTGGTAATCACCTCGGACCACGGAAACGGGTTCGGCGAGTGGGGTATCTACGGCCATCCGCCCGACATGCCGCTGAACAGCCTCAGGACGGTTCCCGTCGTCCGAACCAGCGCGGAGGACACGGGCGAGTCGGTTCCCAGCGAGGAACGGGTGTCACACGACGTGAGCAGAAACGAGCAGTTGGAAGCGCTGGGATACGTGTAG